The Haloplanus salinarum genome includes a region encoding these proteins:
- a CDS encoding CBS domain-containing protein produces MTLTARSLMETDVETVAPDDEVSEVLGRLADVEFNGFPVVDSEERVVGIVTQHDLVHLFGTEDRTLWIPIGLPPFTETLTYAVDVSWDDLDLGIDLARNAGRPISEVMTSDVVTVVPDTDLETILDLLADDERDINRLPVVEREEPRSSESRREADDGGRLVGIVARQDVLRALRDERVESKR; encoded by the coding sequence ATGACCCTGACTGCCCGGTCCCTGATGGAGACCGACGTGGAGACGGTCGCCCCCGACGACGAGGTGAGCGAGGTGCTCGGTCGACTGGCGGACGTCGAGTTCAACGGCTTTCCGGTCGTCGACAGCGAGGAGCGTGTCGTCGGCATCGTCACCCAACACGACCTCGTCCACCTCTTCGGGACCGAGGATCGGACGCTCTGGATCCCGATCGGTCTCCCGCCGTTCACCGAGACGCTCACCTACGCGGTCGACGTGTCGTGGGACGACCTCGACCTCGGCATCGACCTCGCGCGGAACGCCGGCCGGCCGATCAGCGAGGTGATGACGAGCGACGTGGTGACGGTCGTGCCCGACACCGACCTCGAGACGATCCTCGACCTGTTGGCCGACGACGAGCGGGACATCAACCGGCTCCCGGTCGTCGAGCGCGAGGAGCCACGCTCCTCGGAGAGTCGGCGGGAGGCCGACGACGGCGGCCGACTCGTCGGCATCGTCGCCCGACAGGACGTGTTGCGGGCGCTTCGCGACGAGCGCGTCGAATCGAAACGTTGA
- a CDS encoding helix-turn-helix domain-containing protein, which produces MSDEPRDDLARRIAGEITLSSNPGATLRKWRTDFDVSQTELAERLGVSSSVISDYESGRRESPGIGVVSRIVRALLDIDESRGGGRIRQYARVISAGFESDIVHDLREYPTSIPLERFYEVMEATEVIGGEHDHVSGHTVINSIEAITRLPSEEFYRLYGQSTNRALVFTDVTRGESPLVALRVVNPTPNAVVLHGLEPADLWEHATELAKIDGFALAVSNHDLDTALAELRDLP; this is translated from the coding sequence ATGAGCGACGAGCCCCGTGACGACCTCGCCAGGCGGATCGCCGGCGAGATCACGCTCAGCTCCAACCCCGGTGCCACGCTCCGGAAGTGGCGCACGGACTTCGACGTCTCACAGACGGAGCTCGCCGAGCGACTGGGCGTCTCCTCGTCTGTCATCTCCGACTACGAGAGCGGCCGCCGGGAGAGCCCGGGCATCGGCGTCGTCAGTCGGATCGTCCGCGCGTTGCTCGACATCGACGAGTCACGCGGCGGCGGGCGCATCCGACAGTACGCCAGAGTCATCTCCGCGGGCTTCGAGAGCGACATCGTCCACGACCTCCGCGAGTATCCGACCTCGATCCCCTTGGAGCGGTTCTACGAGGTGATGGAGGCGACGGAGGTCATCGGCGGCGAGCACGACCACGTCAGCGGGCACACCGTAATCAACAGCATCGAGGCGATCACGCGCCTCCCGAGCGAGGAGTTCTACCGGCTGTACGGCCAGAGCACGAACCGCGCGCTCGTATTCACCGACGTGACCCGGGGAGAGTCGCCGCTCGTGGCCCTGCGTGTGGTGAACCCGACCCCCAACGCCGTCGTGCTCCACGGTCTGGAACCGGCGGATCTCTGGGAGCACGCGACTGAACTCGCCAAGATCGACGGGTTCGCCCTCGCGGTATCGAACCACGATCTGGATACGGCGCTCGCGGAACTCCGCGACCTCCCTTAG
- a CDS encoding DASH family cryptochrome, whose amino-acid sequence MASKTALLWLRRDLRLHDNPALAAAASADRLLPVYVVDPRRYGTATFGGADSFTFEKTGGHRVAFRCEALADLRERLRDRGSDLVVRTGEPSSVVPALAARVDADAVHVHTRPTPEERTVERRVADGLEDVPLVRCWGHTLYHPDDLPMAVDEVDDTYTPFRKRVESAATVRDPRPVPDLPTRPAVDPGTLPTPGDLGVENPSHDDRAVLDFEGGETAALERVEEYLWETDSLREYKETRNGLLGRDFSSKFSPWLNEGCLSPRRVSAEIDRYEDRRVANDSTYWLRFELRWRDFFQFQFAKHGATFFTPGGIRERDVDWMDDEAALDRWKRGETGIPFVDAAMRELNRTGYMSNRGRQNAASFLANDLRIDWRKGAAYFETRLVDYDPASNYGNWAYVAGVGNDSRNRSFDVLGQAKRYDPEAAYVTRWLPELDALPPAAAHEPWRLTPAERAEHGLELGVDYPRPMVDLEGSE is encoded by the coding sequence ATGGCCTCGAAGACTGCCCTCCTGTGGCTCCGGCGCGACCTGCGTCTCCACGACAACCCGGCGCTGGCCGCTGCGGCGTCGGCCGACCGCCTGCTCCCGGTGTACGTCGTCGATCCACGCCGGTACGGGACCGCGACCTTCGGCGGCGCGGACTCCTTCACGTTCGAGAAGACTGGCGGGCACCGCGTCGCCTTCCGGTGTGAGGCCCTCGCCGACCTGCGCGAACGCCTCCGTGACCGGGGGAGCGACCTCGTCGTGCGGACCGGGGAGCCGTCGTCGGTCGTTCCGGCCCTGGCAGCCCGAGTCGACGCCGACGCGGTCCACGTCCACACGCGGCCGACCCCCGAGGAGCGCACGGTCGAGCGGCGGGTCGCGGACGGGCTCGAGGACGTCCCGCTCGTCCGCTGCTGGGGGCACACGCTCTATCACCCCGACGACCTCCCGATGGCCGTGGACGAGGTGGACGACACCTACACCCCGTTCCGGAAGCGCGTGGAGTCGGCGGCGACGGTTCGGGACCCGCGTCCGGTGCCCGATCTCCCGACTCGGCCGGCGGTCGACCCCGGAACACTGCCGACGCCCGGGGATCTCGGAGTCGAGAACCCGTCCCACGACGACCGGGCGGTCCTCGACTTCGAGGGCGGGGAGACCGCCGCCCTGGAGCGCGTCGAGGAGTACCTCTGGGAGACCGACTCGCTCCGGGAGTACAAGGAGACCCGGAACGGCCTGCTGGGCCGGGACTTCTCCTCGAAGTTCTCGCCGTGGCTGAACGAGGGGTGTCTCTCGCCGCGCCGGGTGAGCGCGGAGATCGACCGCTACGAGGACCGCCGCGTCGCGAACGACTCGACGTACTGGCTCCGCTTCGAACTGCGCTGGCGGGATTTCTTCCAGTTCCAGTTCGCCAAGCACGGGGCGACGTTCTTCACGCCGGGCGGCATCCGGGAGCGCGACGTCGACTGGATGGACGACGAGGCGGCGCTCGACCGGTGGAAACGCGGGGAGACGGGAATTCCCTTCGTCGACGCGGCCATGCGGGAACTGAACCGGACGGGCTACATGTCGAACCGGGGGCGCCAGAACGCCGCCTCCTTCCTCGCGAACGACCTCCGGATCGACTGGCGGAAGGGCGCGGCGTACTTCGAGACGCGACTCGTCGACTACGACCCCGCGTCGAACTACGGCAACTGGGCGTACGTCGCCGGCGTCGGCAACGACTCGCGGAACCGCTCGTTCGACGTCCTGGGACAGGCAAAGCGGTACGACCCCGAGGCGGCGTACGTCACCCGCTGGCTCCCCGAGCTCGACGCGCTCCCGCCGGCGGCCGCCCACGAACCGTGGCGGCTCACGCCGGCCGAACGGGCCGAACACGGCCTGGAACTCGGCGTCGACTACCCGCGACCGATGGTCGATCTCGAGGGGTCGGAATGA
- a CDS encoding 2-keto-4-pentenoate hydratase, with protein sequence MPRTIDASAVADLADRLYEANRTGEPIDPPEQPLTVADGYAVQRAVLDRREDTAGPPVGYKVGFTSAAIRDELGVDEPAYGRVLDGTVRTEGRLDDGLIEPKVEPELALRLGEPLEPPVDAVDILAATTAVVPVVEVVDSRIRDWTVEAGSAVADNALAARVVHGGRTAAPTDLDLELEAVAVRRNGERVATGVGADVLDGPARVVAWLVEALADRGKRLAAGDLVSTGSLTPLVSLDPGDTVEARFASLGSVTVSRPE encoded by the coding sequence ATGCCACGAACCATCGACGCGTCGGCCGTCGCGGATCTCGCCGACCGGCTCTACGAGGCCAACCGGACGGGGGAGCCGATCGATCCGCCGGAGCAGCCGCTGACGGTCGCCGACGGCTACGCCGTCCAGCGCGCGGTGCTCGACCGCCGCGAGGACACGGCGGGGCCACCGGTCGGCTACAAGGTGGGGTTCACCTCGGCGGCGATCCGGGACGAACTCGGCGTCGACGAACCGGCGTACGGGCGCGTCCTCGACGGGACGGTTCGCACCGAGGGGCGACTGGACGACGGGCTGATCGAGCCGAAGGTGGAGCCGGAGCTCGCGCTACGGCTCGGGGAGCCGCTGGAACCGCCCGTCGATGCCGTCGACATCCTCGCCGCGACGACGGCGGTCGTGCCGGTCGTCGAAGTCGTCGACTCGCGGATCCGCGACTGGACGGTCGAGGCCGGGAGCGCGGTCGCCGACAACGCCCTCGCGGCTCGGGTGGTCCACGGCGGCCGGACCGCCGCCCCGACCGACCTGGATCTCGAACTCGAAGCCGTGGCCGTCCGCCGGAACGGGGAGCGGGTCGCGACCGGCGTCGGCGCCGACGTCCTCGACGGCCCCGCGCGAGTGGTGGCGTGGCTGGTCGAGGCGCTCGCCGACCGCGGGAAGCGGCTGGCGGCCGGCGACCTCGTCTCGACGGGATCGCTCACGCCGCTGGTGTCGCTCGACCCCGGCGACACCGTCGAGGCCCGGTTCGCGTCGCTCGGATCCGTGACCGTCTCGCGTCCCGAGTAG
- a CDS encoding metal-dependent hydrolase translates to MPSTVVHLAVGGLIAAALLGDEFDRRAVAAVLVATAVPDLDTFAGLVVQGGHRALLHTFVLPAVGGTVLAYDTRLRARSHLRGRLGARGVRVAWVALAALLCGGILPDLMTNGVNAFYPLHDRFFTVDGELLLSNQRGVVQTFVDLSAEPERTTENTHYWTGVDPSPGAEPENVERIFPVVRSGFQLLVILLGAFTLAARFAEER, encoded by the coding sequence ATGCCCTCGACGGTCGTCCACCTCGCCGTCGGCGGCCTGATCGCCGCCGCGCTGCTCGGCGACGAGTTCGACCGCCGTGCCGTCGCCGCCGTCCTCGTGGCCACGGCGGTGCCCGACCTGGACACGTTCGCCGGGCTAGTCGTGCAGGGGGGCCACCGGGCGCTGTTGCACACGTTCGTCCTGCCCGCCGTCGGCGGCACGGTTCTCGCCTACGACACCCGGCTGCGTGCCCGATCCCACCTCCGTGGCCGCTTGGGAGCCCGAGGCGTCCGCGTCGCGTGGGTCGCCCTCGCAGCCTTGCTCTGTGGCGGCATCCTGCCCGACCTGATGACCAACGGCGTCAACGCCTTCTACCCGCTCCACGACCGCTTTTTCACCGTCGACGGCGAACTCCTGCTGTCGAACCAGCGGGGGGTGGTCCAGACGTTCGTCGACCTCTCGGCCGAGCCCGAGCGGACGACCGAGAACACCCACTACTGGACGGGCGTCGACCCGTCGCCGGGGGCGGAACCGGAGAACGTCGAGCGGATCTTCCCGGTCGTCCGCTCGGGGTTCCAGCTGCTCGTGATCCTCCTCGGAGCGTTCACGCTCGCCGCGCGGTTCGCCGAGGAACGGTAG
- a CDS encoding 2Fe-2S iron-sulfur cluster-binding protein — MSCSVVYVRVVDGDRDGDGDGDLLVAPAGTTLRTALLDAGHSPYTRLTERANCGGRGLCATCGVRIEEGTAPPTDWHDELASRWGYPRLSCRIRLESDLRVRIPEKRIWGRRERTNG, encoded by the coding sequence ATGAGCTGTTCGGTGGTGTACGTCCGGGTGGTGGACGGGGACAGGGACGGGGACGGGGACGGGGACCTCCTGGTCGCGCCGGCGGGAACGACCCTCCGGACGGCTCTCCTCGACGCGGGTCACTCGCCGTACACGCGCCTCACCGAGCGCGCGAACTGCGGCGGCCGGGGGCTGTGTGCCACCTGTGGCGTCCGGATCGAGGAGGGAACGGCGCCGCCGACGGACTGGCACGACGAGTTGGCGTCACGGTGGGGGTATCCGCGGCTCTCCTGTCGGATTCGACTGGAGTCCGACCTGCGGGTCCGGATCCCGGAGAAACGGATCTGGGGGCGGCGAGAGCGGACGAACGGGTGA
- the cmk gene encoding (d)CMP kinase: MSNASATTERQVDSNLFITVSGPPGCGATTLTEGLAEALDCGYVIGGDIFRDLAADRGLSVQQLIAKAEEDDRIDRALDQRLRRIAEQWGAANKAFILESRLAGWLAGNRADLRIWLDAPEEVRIERLSDYEVSYEIERPDERASNDVRLEELDDEDSIGPLLRVREVSEAGRYESYYGIDVEDQSFYDLSINTARWEADTVLDIVLSAVEGYEAEADEGSFTTRDVDI; this comes from the coding sequence ATGTCGAACGCGAGCGCCACCACAGAGCGGCAAGTCGACAGCAACCTGTTCATCACCGTCTCCGGCCCGCCGGGGTGTGGTGCGACGACGCTCACCGAGGGGTTGGCGGAGGCCCTCGACTGCGGGTACGTCATCGGCGGCGACATCTTCCGTGACCTCGCGGCTGATCGTGGGCTGTCGGTCCAGCAGCTCATCGCCAAGGCCGAGGAGGACGACCGGATCGACCGGGCGCTCGACCAGCGGTTGCGCCGGATCGCCGAACAGTGGGGTGCGGCGAACAAGGCGTTCATCCTCGAATCGCGGCTCGCGGGGTGGCTCGCGGGCAACCGGGCCGACCTGCGGATCTGGCTCGACGCGCCCGAGGAAGTGCGGATCGAACGCCTCAGCGACTACGAGGTGAGCTACGAGATAGAGCGGCCCGACGAGCGCGCGTCCAACGACGTCCGCCTCGAAGAGCTGGACGACGAGGATTCGATCGGCCCCCTGCTTCGCGTTCGCGAGGTGAGCGAGGCCGGGCGGTACGAGAGCTACTACGGCATCGACGTCGAGGATCAGTCCTTCTACGACCTATCGATCAACACCGCGCGGTGGGAGGCCGACACCGTCCTCGACATCGTGCTCTCGGCGGTCGAGGGGTACGAGGCCGAGGCGGACGAGGGGTCCTTCACCACCCGCGACGTGGACATCTAG
- a CDS encoding ribonuclease H, translating into MAVHGRSTLRDLFDDSPTPHIAHPPRTHHRHFYVATDGSYRADGGGLGAVIETRDGRRVARIALPDTPPDNNVAEYRALHLGLDVLAARAPPGSRVGVLVDHDDLAANVNDATLAAGHPDWEPAHPVEVPTHGKYHWRGVRARIAHFEELRAARIDSRVNPAHPLANAPDQYAHVNRRTDRCVIPASGERAPEDGRADAGSEIPPPSRAERRAGD; encoded by the coding sequence ATGGCCGTTCACGGCCGTTCGACGCTCCGGGACCTGTTCGACGACTCGCCCACGCCCCACATCGCGCATCCGCCGCGCACACACCACCGACATTTCTACGTCGCCACCGACGGCTCCTACCGCGCGGACGGTGGCGGACTCGGGGCGGTCATCGAGACGCGCGACGGTCGGCGGGTCGCACGGATCGCGCTGCCGGACACGCCGCCCGACAACAACGTCGCCGAGTATCGGGCGCTCCACCTCGGTCTCGACGTCCTCGCGGCCCGTGCCCCGCCGGGGTCCCGCGTCGGCGTCCTCGTCGACCACGACGACCTAGCGGCGAACGTCAACGACGCGACCCTCGCGGCCGGCCACCCCGACTGGGAACCCGCCCATCCGGTCGAGGTGCCGACACACGGGAAGTACCACTGGCGAGGGGTCCGCGCACGGATCGCCCACTTCGAGGAGCTACGGGCGGCCCGCATCGACAGCCGGGTCAACCCCGCACATCCGCTCGCCAACGCCCCCGATCAGTACGCACACGTCAACCGCCGAACGGACCGGTGTGTGATTCCCGCGTCCGGCGAGCGTGCGCCGGAGGACGGCCGTGCCGACGCCGGGAGCGAGATTCCGCCGCCGTCGCGGGCCGAACGGCGGGCGGGCGACTGA
- a CDS encoding NADP-dependent malic enzyme: MGLDDDAREYHRQDPPGKIEISTTKPTNTQRDLSLAYSPGVAAPCSDIDEDPDLAYEYTSKGNLVGVISNGSAVLGLGNIGAQASKPVMEGKGVLFKRFADIDVFDIELDFDDPEDIIRSTRAMEPTFGGINLEDIKAPDCFEIEERLREEMSIPVFHDDQHGTAIIIGAGLVNAADIVDKELESLDVAISGAGASAIATAEFLVSLGVPRENVTMCDSSGIITTERAEAGEVNDYKARFASDRPAGDLADAMEGADVFVGLSVAGIVSPEMVQSMAADPVIFAMANPEPEIGYHEAKEARDDTVIVGTGRSDFPNQVNNVLGFPFIFRGALDVRAREINEEMKIAAARALADLARKDVPDSVLKAYGDQPLQFGPEYILPKPVDPRVMFEVAPAVAQAAIESGAARKSIDLSTYREELEARLGKSREMMRVVLNKAKTDPKRVVLAEGTDEKMIRAAYQITEQGIAHPILLGDREAIWTAMDDLGLDFDPEIVDPAVDELDAYADRLYELRKRKGITRREANELVRDGNYLGSVMVEMGDADAMLTGLMHHYPSALRPPLQVIGTAEDAEYAAGVYMLTFRNQVVFVADATVNQDPGAAELAEIGRHTGELARRFNVEPRAAMLSYSNFGSVDNEGTRKPRRAARMLREDPAVDFPVDGEMQADTAVVEDILEGTYDFVELDDPANVLIFPNLEAGNIGYKLLQRLGGADAIGPMLVGMDEPVHVLQRGDEVKDIVNLAGVAVVDAQERDA, translated from the coding sequence ATGGGACTCGACGACGACGCCAGGGAGTATCATCGACAGGATCCTCCCGGAAAGATCGAGATTTCGACGACGAAGCCGACGAACACACAGCGGGATCTGAGCCTCGCGTACTCCCCCGGCGTGGCGGCGCCGTGCTCCGACATCGACGAGGACCCCGACCTCGCCTACGAGTACACGTCGAAGGGCAACCTCGTGGGCGTCATCTCGAACGGATCGGCCGTTCTCGGTCTGGGCAACATCGGCGCGCAGGCGTCGAAGCCGGTCATGGAGGGGAAAGGCGTCCTCTTCAAGCGCTTCGCGGACATCGACGTCTTCGACATCGAACTCGACTTCGACGACCCCGAGGACATCATCCGGTCGACGCGGGCGATGGAGCCGACCTTCGGCGGCATCAACCTCGAGGACATCAAAGCGCCCGACTGCTTCGAGATCGAGGAACGCCTCCGCGAGGAGATGTCGATCCCGGTCTTCCACGACGACCAGCACGGCACCGCCATCATCATCGGCGCGGGGCTGGTCAACGCCGCGGACATCGTCGACAAGGAGCTCGAATCCCTCGACGTGGCCATCTCCGGCGCGGGCGCCAGCGCCATCGCCACCGCCGAGTTCCTCGTCTCGCTCGGCGTCCCCCGCGAGAACGTGACGATGTGTGACTCCTCGGGCATCATCACGACCGAGCGCGCCGAGGCCGGCGAGGTCAACGACTACAAGGCGCGGTTCGCGAGCGACCGCCCGGCCGGCGACCTGGCCGACGCCATGGAGGGCGCCGACGTCTTCGTCGGCCTGTCGGTCGCCGGCATCGTCTCCCCGGAGATGGTGCAGTCGATGGCCGCCGATCCGGTCATCTTCGCGATGGCCAATCCGGAGCCGGAGATCGGATACCACGAGGCCAAGGAGGCCCGCGACGACACCGTCATCGTCGGCACCGGCCGCTCCGACTTCCCGAATCAGGTGAACAACGTCCTCGGCTTCCCCTTCATTTTCCGGGGCGCCCTCGACGTTCGTGCCCGCGAGATCAACGAGGAGATGAAGATCGCGGCCGCCCGCGCCCTCGCCGACCTCGCCCGCAAGGACGTCCCCGACTCGGTCCTGAAGGCCTACGGCGATCAGCCGCTCCAGTTCGGCCCCGAATATATCCTCCCCAAGCCGGTCGACCCGCGCGTGATGTTCGAGGTGGCACCGGCCGTGGCACAGGCGGCCATCGAGAGCGGCGCGGCCCGGAAGTCCATCGACCTCAGCACCTACCGCGAGGAGCTCGAAGCCCGCTTGGGCAAGTCCCGCGAGATGATGCGGGTCGTCCTCAACAAGGCCAAGACCGACCCCAAGCGGGTCGTCCTCGCCGAGGGGACCGACGAGAAGATGATCCGCGCCGCCTACCAGATCACCGAACAGGGCATCGCCCACCCGATCCTCCTCGGCGACCGCGAGGCCATCTGGACGGCGATGGACGACCTCGGACTGGACTTCGATCCCGAGATCGTCGACCCCGCCGTGGACGAACTCGACGCCTACGCGGACCGGCTGTACGAACTCCGCAAGCGCAAGGGGATCACCCGCCGCGAGGCGAACGAACTCGTCCGCGACGGCAACTACCTGGGGAGCGTGATGGTCGAGATGGGCGACGCCGACGCGATGCTGACCGGCCTGATGCACCACTACCCGTCGGCGCTACGGCCGCCGCTCCAGGTGATCGGGACGGCCGAGGACGCCGAGTACGCGGCCGGCGTCTACATGCTCACCTTCCGCAATCAGGTGGTCTTCGTCGCCGACGCCACGGTCAACCAGGATCCCGGGGCGGCCGAGTTGGCGGAGATCGGCCGCCACACCGGCGAGTTGGCCCGCCGGTTCAACGTCGAACCGCGCGCGGCGATGCTCTCGTATTCGAACTTCGGGAGCGTGGACAACGAGGGGACGCGCAAACCGCGGCGCGCCGCCCGGATGTTGCGCGAGGATCCCGCCGTCGACTTCCCGGTCGACGGCGAGATGCAGGCCGACACGGCGGTCGTCGAGGACATCCTCGAGGGCACCTACGACTTCGTGGAACTCGACGACCCAGCGAACGTGTTGATCTTCCCCAACCTGGAGGCGGGGAACATCGGCTACAAGCTCCTCCAGCGGCTCGGCGGCGCCGACGCCATCGGGCCGATGCTGGTCGGGATGGACGAACCGGTCCACGTCCTCCAGCGGGGCGACGAGGTCAAGGATATCGTCAACCTCGCGGGCGTCGCCGTCGTCGACGCACAGGAACGCGACGCGTAG
- a CDS encoding DMT family transporter codes for MSRYRDFGLFLALAAVWGSAFMAIKAGLAYFPPVLFAALRYDVAGVLMLGYAVWAVDDPFPRGRGEWALIAVGSTLLIAGYHVLLFLGESDPAVTSAAAAVIVSLSPVLTTGFARALLPAERLTVVGSVGLLCGLLGVAVLARPDPDALVTGGVVAKLLVFGAATAFALGSVLTRRIDAELPIETMEAWSMIGGALLMHLVAVGLGESVGDVSLSTTAVLSLAYLALAASALGFLIYFHLLDRLGAVEINLVSYVAPVFAALAGWLFLDEGLSPATAAGFLLIFLGFLLVKRRAIRAELPRLGASIRGLGDD; via the coding sequence GTGTCCCGGTACCGAGATTTCGGCCTCTTTCTCGCGCTCGCGGCCGTCTGGGGCTCCGCGTTCATGGCGATCAAGGCGGGGCTCGCCTACTTCCCGCCCGTCCTCTTCGCGGCGCTCCGGTACGACGTCGCCGGCGTACTCATGCTCGGCTACGCCGTCTGGGCCGTCGACGACCCCTTTCCCCGCGGACGCGGCGAGTGGGCGCTGATCGCCGTCGGATCGACGCTCCTGATTGCGGGCTATCACGTCCTGCTCTTTCTCGGCGAGTCCGATCCCGCGGTGACCAGTGCCGCCGCCGCGGTCATCGTCAGCCTCAGCCCCGTGCTGACGACCGGGTTCGCTCGCGCCCTCCTCCCCGCCGAACGCCTGACCGTCGTCGGGAGCGTCGGCCTGCTCTGTGGGCTGCTCGGCGTGGCCGTCCTCGCTCGCCCGGACCCCGACGCGCTGGTGACCGGCGGCGTCGTCGCGAAGCTGCTCGTGTTCGGCGCCGCGACGGCCTTCGCCCTCGGGTCGGTGCTGACTCGGCGCATCGACGCCGAGTTGCCCATCGAGACGATGGAGGCGTGGTCGATGATCGGCGGTGCCCTCCTGATGCATCTCGTCGCCGTCGGCCTCGGGGAGTCGGTCGGGGACGTCAGCCTCTCGACGACGGCGGTCCTCTCGCTTGCCTATCTCGCGCTCGCGGCGAGCGCGCTCGGCTTTCTCATCTACTTCCACCTGCTGGATCGACTGGGGGCCGTCGAGATCAACCTCGTCTCCTACGTCGCGCCGGTGTTCGCCGCGCTCGCCGGCTGGCTCTTCCTCGACGAGGGGCTCTCTCCGGCGACGGCCGCCGGGTTCCTGTTGATCTTCCTGGGATTCCTCCTAGTCAAGCGCCGGGCGATCCGTGCGGAGCTCCCGCGGCTCGGCGCGTCGATCCGGGGGCTGGGCGACGACTAG